The following are encoded together in the Pseudomonas xantholysinigenes genome:
- the dinG gene encoding ATP-dependent DNA helicase DinG, whose product MISNELKATIQGAYSRFLEAKSLKPRYGQRLMIAEVAKVLGDIACDDEGRRAGEPAVVAVEAGTGTGKTVAYSLAAIPAAKAAGKRLVIATATVALQEQIVFKDLPDLMRNSGLNFSFALAKGRGRYLCLSKLDILLQEGHAQSATAQLFEEEGFHIEVDERSQKLFNSMIEKLAGNRWDGDRDSWSEAIEDQDWARLTTDHSQCTGRHCPNFQQCVFYKAREGMGKVDVIVTNHDMVLADLALGGGAVLPDPRETMYVFDEGHHLPDKAIGHFAHYSRLRSTADWLEQTAKNLTKLLAQHPLPGDLGKYIEQVPELAREVRTQQQFMFTLCEQVADFRAGEDMEGRDRPRYRFEGGVVPEQIREVGIELKKGFARLNDLFTRLADLLKEGMDGENNIGIASHQAEEWYPLFGSLVTRAQGNWELWTAFTAEDPEDSPPMARWLTLAESGALFDIEVNASPILAAEMLRKSLWNVAHGALVTSATLTALGKFDRFRMRSGLPRDAVQCVVPSPFVHGDAGLLRVPDLGADPRDATAHTAAIIRELPAIVEDARGALVLFSSRKQMQDVFDGLDRDWRKLVLIQGNLSKQETLNKHKARVDDGQHSVLFGLASFAEGVDLPGAYCEHVVIAKIPFAVPDDPVEAALAEWIEARGGNPFMEIAVPDASLRLIQACGRLLRTEQDRGVITLLDRRLVTQRYGKAILNALPPFRREIG is encoded by the coding sequence ATGATCAGCAACGAACTCAAAGCCACCATCCAGGGCGCTTATTCGCGTTTCCTCGAAGCCAAAAGCCTCAAGCCACGCTATGGCCAGCGCCTGATGATCGCCGAAGTGGCCAAGGTGCTCGGCGACATCGCCTGCGACGACGAAGGCCGCCGTGCCGGCGAGCCCGCCGTGGTGGCGGTGGAGGCCGGTACCGGTACCGGCAAGACCGTCGCCTACAGCCTGGCCGCGATTCCCGCCGCCAAGGCCGCAGGCAAGCGCCTGGTGATCGCCACCGCGACCGTGGCGCTGCAGGAGCAGATCGTCTTCAAGGACCTGCCCGACCTGATGCGCAACAGCGGGCTGAACTTCAGCTTCGCCCTGGCCAAGGGCCGTGGCCGCTACCTGTGCCTGTCCAAGCTCGACATCCTGTTGCAGGAAGGCCACGCCCAGTCGGCCACCGCCCAGTTGTTCGAGGAAGAAGGCTTCCATATCGAGGTCGACGAGCGCAGCCAGAAACTGTTCAACAGCATGATCGAGAAGCTCGCCGGCAACCGCTGGGACGGTGACCGCGACAGCTGGTCGGAGGCCATCGAGGACCAGGACTGGGCACGCCTGACCACCGACCACAGCCAGTGCACCGGTCGCCATTGCCCGAACTTCCAGCAGTGCGTGTTCTACAAGGCCCGCGAAGGCATGGGCAAGGTCGACGTGATCGTCACCAACCACGACATGGTCCTGGCCGACCTGGCGCTTGGCGGCGGCGCCGTGCTGCCCGACCCGCGCGAAACCATGTACGTGTTCGACGAAGGTCATCACCTGCCTGACAAAGCCATCGGCCACTTCGCCCATTACTCGCGCCTGCGCTCTACCGCCGACTGGCTGGAACAGACCGCCAAGAACCTGACCAAGCTGCTGGCCCAGCACCCGCTGCCGGGCGACCTGGGCAAGTACATCGAACAGGTGCCGGAACTGGCCCGCGAAGTGCGAACCCAGCAGCAGTTCATGTTCACCCTGTGCGAGCAGGTTGCCGACTTCCGCGCCGGCGAGGACATGGAAGGTCGCGACCGCCCGCGCTACCGTTTCGAAGGCGGCGTGGTACCCGAGCAGATCCGCGAAGTCGGTATCGAGCTCAAGAAAGGCTTCGCCCGCCTCAACGACCTGTTCACCCGCCTGGCCGACCTGCTCAAGGAAGGCATGGACGGCGAGAACAACATCGGCATCGCCAGCCACCAGGCCGAAGAGTGGTATCCGCTGTTCGGCAGCCTGGTGACCCGCGCCCAGGGTAACTGGGAGCTGTGGACCGCCTTTACTGCCGAAGACCCCGAGGACAGCCCGCCCATGGCGCGCTGGCTGACCCTGGCCGAGAGCGGCGCGCTGTTCGACATCGAAGTCAACGCCAGCCCGATCCTGGCTGCCGAGATGTTGCGCAAGAGCCTTTGGAACGTCGCCCATGGCGCCTTGGTGACCTCGGCGACACTCACCGCGCTGGGCAAGTTCGACCGCTTCCGCATGCGTTCGGGCCTGCCCCGCGATGCCGTGCAGTGCGTGGTGCCCAGCCCGTTCGTGCACGGTGACGCCGGGCTGTTGCGAGTGCCCGACCTGGGCGCCGACCCACGCGATGCCACCGCCCATACCGCAGCGATCATCCGCGAACTGCCGGCCATCGTCGAGGATGCCCGTGGCGCGCTGGTGTTGTTCTCCTCACGCAAGCAGATGCAGGACGTGTTCGATGGCCTGGACCGCGACTGGCGCAAGCTGGTGCTGATCCAGGGCAACCTGTCCAAACAGGAGACCCTCAACAAGCACAAGGCGCGGGTCGACGATGGCCAGCACAGCGTGCTGTTCGGCCTGGCCAGCTTTGCCGAGGGCGTCGACCTGCCGGGTGCCTACTGCGAGCACGTGGTGATCGCCAAGATCCCCTTCGCCGTGCCGGATGACCCGGTCGAAGCAGCGCTGGCCGAATGGATCGAAGCCCGGGGCGGCAACCCGTTCATGGAAATCGCCGTGCCCGACGCCTCGCTGCGCCTGATCCAGGCCTGTGGTCGGCTGCTGCGCACCGAGCAGGACCGTGGCGTCATCACCTTGCTCGATCGACGTCTGGTCACCCAACGCTACGGCAAGGCTATTCTCAACGCACTGCCACCCTTCCGACGGGAAATCGGCTGA
- a CDS encoding beta-galactosidase: MIRRTLPVMFSLLFSAPLLAGQQTLFSFVRPASVVQVITQDATLPQYNAEQTAEGEVLRRVVFNPVAQPTLRLAPQAGAWDWSAGQALTLRLQSGMDWALTVDVTIQSSDGRTLTSRIDLPAGPAQTVMIPLKAHSPLSQGMRAGPPMPWTFEGQRLLLASSTGAADLAQITSVSLSIPGPNVAQSLLIERVGLQDDDKAFKAAYAGLIDGYGQSTRGRWPEKIASDDQLKAADNREQAQLKAWLAERAKQKLDLYGGLLTGPVFEAKGFFRTEKRDGRWYLVTPDGHPFYSLGVNAVAADGGRTYVAGREEMFATLPAEGDALQAFYGEGNNDDGNASSQGRGFKQGRWFDFYAANLQRTYGAPCPQGDQAAACPPLAVEASRWQAHTLDRLQAWGFNTLGNWSDPALGQAKRMPYTLPLSIVGDYASISTGMDWWGRMPDPFDPRFAMATERAVAIAARDHRDDPWLIGYFADNELAWAAPGDAPKARYGLAYGTLRLTTDVPAKRAFLKQLRDKYRNQEGLSKAWGIELTAWELMEDPGFEAPLPNPEHPEIERDYQYFQQVFAETYFKTISDALKWHAPNHLLLGGRYAVSTPEAVKACAAFCDVLSFNFYTLKPEDGYDFARLAELDKPVLVSEFQFGSRDRGPFWPGPLEVAREEDRGPAYANFLKAALAQPMIVGAHWFQYLDQPASGRLLDGENGHLGLVAITDVPYAGFIEAVRRSNRQAISTLTKPAP, from the coding sequence ATGATCCGCCGTACCCTGCCTGTGATGTTCTCCCTGTTGTTCAGCGCGCCCTTGCTGGCCGGGCAACAGACGTTGTTCAGTTTCGTGCGCCCGGCCTCGGTGGTGCAGGTGATCACCCAGGACGCCACGTTGCCGCAGTACAACGCGGAGCAGACAGCCGAAGGCGAGGTGTTGCGGCGGGTGGTGTTCAATCCGGTGGCACAACCGACCTTGCGCCTGGCCCCTCAGGCCGGGGCCTGGGACTGGTCGGCGGGGCAAGCGTTGACCTTGCGCCTGCAAAGCGGCATGGATTGGGCGTTGACCGTCGATGTGACGATCCAGAGCAGCGACGGGCGCACCCTCACCAGCCGGATCGACCTGCCGGCCGGTCCGGCGCAGACGGTGATGATCCCGCTCAAGGCCCATTCGCCGCTGAGCCAGGGCATGCGTGCCGGGCCGCCGATGCCATGGACCTTCGAAGGGCAGCGCCTGCTGCTGGCCAGCAGCACGGGCGCGGCGGACCTGGCGCAGATCACTTCGGTCAGCCTGAGCATCCCGGGGCCCAATGTGGCCCAGAGCCTGCTGATCGAGAGGGTGGGGCTGCAGGATGACGACAAAGCCTTCAAGGCCGCCTATGCCGGCCTGATCGATGGCTATGGGCAGTCCACCCGTGGCCGTTGGCCGGAAAAGATCGCCAGCGACGATCAGCTCAAGGCTGCCGACAACCGCGAGCAGGCCCAGCTCAAGGCTTGGCTGGCCGAACGCGCCAAGCAGAAACTGGACCTCTACGGCGGCTTGCTGACGGGGCCGGTATTCGAGGCCAAAGGCTTCTTCCGCACCGAGAAGCGTGACGGTCGCTGGTATCTGGTCACGCCGGACGGGCATCCGTTCTACTCGCTGGGGGTCAACGCCGTGGCCGCCGATGGCGGGCGCACCTATGTCGCTGGGCGCGAGGAAATGTTCGCGACATTGCCGGCTGAAGGCGATGCGCTGCAGGCGTTCTATGGTGAGGGCAACAACGACGACGGCAACGCCTCATCCCAGGGCCGCGGCTTTAAACAGGGCCGCTGGTTCGACTTCTATGCCGCCAACCTCCAGCGTACCTATGGTGCACCGTGCCCGCAGGGTGACCAGGCAGCGGCCTGCCCGCCGCTGGCAGTGGAGGCTTCGCGCTGGCAGGCGCATACCCTTGACCGCTTGCAGGCCTGGGGTTTCAACACCCTGGGCAACTGGAGCGATCCGGCGCTGGGCCAGGCCAAGCGCATGCCCTATACCTTGCCGCTGTCGATCGTCGGCGATTACGCCAGCATCAGCACCGGCATGGACTGGTGGGGGCGCATGCCCGACCCGTTCGACCCGCGTTTCGCCATGGCCACCGAACGGGCCGTGGCCATTGCCGCGCGCGATCACCGTGACGACCCTTGGCTGATCGGCTATTTCGCCGACAACGAATTGGCCTGGGCCGCGCCGGGCGATGCTCCCAAGGCTCGCTATGGCCTGGCCTACGGCACCTTGCGCCTGACCACCGATGTGCCGGCCAAGCGTGCCTTCCTCAAGCAACTGCGCGACAAGTATCGCAACCAGGAGGGCCTGTCGAAGGCCTGGGGTATCGAGCTGACGGCGTGGGAGCTGATGGAGGACCCAGGCTTCGAGGCGCCCCTGCCCAACCCGGAGCATCCGGAAATCGAACGTGATTACCAGTATTTCCAGCAAGTCTTTGCCGAAACCTACTTCAAGACCATCTCCGATGCGCTGAAGTGGCATGCGCCCAATCACCTGCTGCTGGGGGGGCGCTACGCGGTGAGCACGCCCGAGGCGGTCAAGGCCTGCGCGGCGTTCTGCGATGTGCTGAGCTTCAACTTCTATACCCTCAAGCCCGAGGACGGCTACGATTTCGCCCGCCTGGCCGAGCTGGACAAGCCGGTGCTGGTGTCCGAGTTCCAGTTCGGCTCCCGTGATCGCGGCCCGTTCTGGCCTGGGCCACTGGAAGTGGCCCGCGAGGAAGACCGTGGCCCGGCGTATGCCAATTTCCTCAAGGCCGCGCTGGCCCAGCCGATGATCGTCGGCGCGCACTGGTTCCAGTACCTGGACCAACCTGCCAGCGGGCGCCTGCTCGATGGCGAGAATGGGCACCTGGGGCTGGTGGCGATCACCGACGTGCCCTATGCGGGCTTCATCGAAGCGGTACGCCGCAGCAATCGCCAAGCGATTTCTACGTTGACCAAACCGGCACCCTAA
- a CDS encoding serine hydrolase domain-containing protein: protein MQIQGHYELKFEAVREAFAALFEDPQERGAALCIQVGGETVVDLWAGSADKDGRQAWHSDTIANLFSCTKTFTAVTALQLVGEGKLALDAPVARYWPEFAQAGKEQVTLRQLLSHRAGLPAIRELLPAEALYDWQTMVDTLAAEAPWWTPGTEHGYAAITYGWLLGELIRRADGRSPGDSIVARTARPLGLDFHVGLADEEFDRVAHIARGKGNPGDAAAQRLLQVTMRDPEALSTRAFTNPPAILTSTNKPEWRRMQQPAANGHGNARSLAGFYAGLLDGSLLESELLDELTREHSLGQDRTLLTQTRFGLGCMLDQPDVANATFGLGARAFGHPGAGGSVGFADPEYDVAFGFVTNTLGPYVLMDPRAQQLVRILGSCL from the coding sequence GTGCAGATCCAGGGTCACTATGAGCTGAAGTTCGAGGCGGTGCGCGAGGCCTTCGCCGCGTTGTTCGAGGATCCCCAGGAGCGGGGTGCCGCGCTGTGCATCCAGGTCGGCGGGGAGACCGTGGTCGACCTGTGGGCTGGCAGCGCCGACAAGGACGGCCGCCAGGCCTGGCACAGCGACACCATCGCCAACCTGTTCTCCTGCACCAAGACCTTCACCGCCGTCACTGCCCTGCAACTGGTGGGCGAGGGCAAGTTGGCCCTTGATGCCCCGGTGGCGCGCTACTGGCCGGAGTTCGCCCAGGCCGGCAAGGAGCAGGTCACCCTGCGCCAACTGCTCAGCCACCGCGCCGGCCTGCCGGCCATCCGCGAGCTACTGCCGGCCGAGGCCCTGTACGACTGGCAGACGATGGTCGACACCCTGGCTGCCGAAGCCCCCTGGTGGACCCCGGGCACCGAGCATGGCTACGCCGCCATTACCTACGGCTGGTTGCTTGGCGAGCTGATTCGTCGCGCCGATGGGCGTAGCCCAGGCGATTCCATTGTTGCCCGTACCGCCAGGCCATTGGGCCTGGACTTCCATGTTGGCCTGGCAGATGAAGAGTTTGACCGCGTGGCGCACATCGCCCGCGGCAAGGGCAACCCTGGCGACGCCGCAGCCCAGCGCCTGCTGCAGGTGACCATGCGCGATCCCGAGGCCTTGTCGACCCGGGCTTTCACCAATCCGCCGGCGATCCTCACCAGCACCAACAAGCCCGAGTGGCGACGCATGCAGCAACCGGCGGCCAACGGCCACGGCAACGCCCGCAGCCTGGCAGGCTTCTACGCCGGCCTGCTCGATGGCAGCCTGCTCGAATCCGAACTGCTTGACGAGCTGACCCGCGAGCACAGCCTCGGCCAGGACCGCACCCTGCTGACCCAGACTCGTTTCGGCCTGGGCTGCATGCTCGATCAGCCGGATGTGGCCAACGCCACCTTCGGCCTCGGCGCCCGAGCCTTCGGCCACCCGGGCGCGGGTGGCTCGGTTGGCTTCGCCGACCCTGAATACGACGTCGCCTTCGGCTTCGTCACCAATACCCTGGGCCCCTATGTGCTGATGGATCCGCGCGCGCAGCAACTGGTGCGGATCCTTGGCAGTTGCCTTTGA
- a CDS encoding OmpA family protein has protein sequence MSSHKTLALALCLAMTGCASHSQDSSKDSALNWWPFGSDKVADQEVKEAVVEKVAKADAKSESSSRWWWPFGGDDKPGKVAAVPKIDQKATQAWLDQYEPKVREAIKGSKFELERREDVLAVTIPVDSSYNPDRPNMLLPVTLGPITQVAKAIETDSKTAVLVLGHADSSGATAANQKLSLERAASVSAIFRLSGLQRDRLMLKGMGSVMPRAANDSAEGRALNRRVELLLTPQNTMVALLAKYQQAAPAPAPAAMVATQDAKAPAAKPAAKAAAKPAAKKPVAKAKAPAKASTAAKKKAAPAKPAAKKATTDKKVAANSPAKTN, from the coding sequence ATGTCTTCACATAAAACCTTAGCACTCGCCCTGTGCCTGGCCATGACCGGCTGCGCCAGCCACTCGCAGGACTCGTCCAAGGACAGCGCCCTCAACTGGTGGCCTTTCGGCTCGGACAAGGTCGCTGACCAGGAGGTGAAAGAGGCCGTGGTCGAGAAGGTCGCCAAGGCCGATGCCAAGTCCGAGAGCAGCAGCCGCTGGTGGTGGCCGTTCGGTGGCGACGACAAGCCAGGCAAGGTCGCGGCCGTGCCGAAGATCGACCAGAAAGCCACCCAGGCCTGGCTCGACCAGTACGAACCCAAGGTCCGCGAGGCTATCAAAGGCAGCAAGTTCGAGCTGGAGCGCCGCGAGGATGTGCTGGCCGTGACCATTCCGGTGGACAGCTCGTACAACCCGGACCGCCCGAACATGCTGCTGCCAGTCACCCTCGGGCCGATCACCCAGGTGGCCAAGGCCATCGAGACCGACAGCAAGACCGCCGTGCTGGTCCTTGGCCATGCCGACAGCAGCGGCGCCACCGCCGCCAACCAGAAGCTCAGCCTCGAGCGCGCCGCCTCGGTATCGGCGATCTTCCGCCTCAGTGGCCTGCAGCGTGACCGCCTGATGCTCAAGGGCATGGGCTCGGTCATGCCGCGCGCCGCCAACGACAGCGCCGAAGGCCGCGCCTTGAACCGCCGCGTCGAACTGCTGCTGACCCCACAGAACACCATGGTCGCGTTGCTGGCCAAGTACCAGCAGGCCGCTCCGGCACCGGCTCCGGCGGCGATGGTCGCCACCCAGGATGCCAAGGCCCCTGCGGCCAAGCCAGCTGCCAAGGCTGCAGCCAAGCCGGCGGCGAAGAAGCCCGTCGCCAAGGCCAAGGCGCCGGCCAAGGCCAGCACCGCCGCGAAGAAGAAAGCCGCTCCGGCCAAACCGGCTGCGAAGAAGGCCACCACCGACAAGAAAGTCGCCGCCAACAGCCCTGCGAAGACCAACTGA
- the pdxH gene encoding pyridoxamine 5'-phosphate oxidase, with translation MTQSLADMRRDYTRDGLAEAQAPGEPFALFHQWFADAVKTEQLPVEANAMTLATVDADGRPHCRVLLLKALDARGFTFFTNYQSAKGQHIAANPFAAMTFFWPALERQVRIEGRVEKVTAKESDDYYQVRPLGSRLGAWASPQSRVIADREELEGLVKATEARFSDTQPHCPEHWGGYRLLPERIEFWQGRASRLHDRLNYRSVDGQWLRERLAP, from the coding sequence ATGACCCAATCCCTGGCCGATATGCGCCGCGACTATACCCGTGATGGCCTGGCCGAAGCCCAGGCTCCGGGGGAGCCGTTCGCGCTGTTCCATCAATGGTTCGCTGACGCGGTGAAGACCGAGCAGTTGCCGGTGGAAGCCAACGCCATGACCCTGGCGACCGTCGATGCCGACGGTCGTCCGCATTGCCGGGTGCTGTTGCTCAAGGCCCTCGATGCGCGCGGGTTCACCTTCTTCACCAACTACCAAAGCGCCAAGGGTCAGCACATCGCGGCCAATCCCTTCGCGGCGATGACTTTCTTCTGGCCGGCGCTGGAGCGTCAGGTGCGGATCGAAGGGCGGGTGGAGAAGGTCACGGCCAAGGAATCGGACGATTACTATCAGGTACGCCCATTGGGCAGCCGCCTGGGCGCTTGGGCGTCGCCGCAGAGCCGGGTGATTGCCGATCGCGAGGAGCTTGAAGGGCTGGTCAAGGCCACCGAGGCACGCTTCTCCGATACCCAGCCGCATTGCCCGGAGCACTGGGGCGGTTATCGCCTGCTACCTGAGCGCATCGAGTTCTGGCAGGGGCGGGCCAGCCGCTTGCATGATCGCCTGAACTACCGGTCGGTCGATGGCCAGTGGCTGCGCGAGCGCCTGGCGCCCTGA
- a CDS encoding glycine zipper 2TM domain-containing protein, translating into MRKSALLLASFTTVSLLLGGCQSSLTGDSYSRDEARRVQTVRMGTIESLRPVKIEGTKTPIGGGAGAIVGGVAGSAVGGGRGSIVAAVIGAVAGGLAGSAAEEGLTRTQGVEITVREDDGSMRAYVQQVQQNEIFRVGERVRIMTVDGTSRVTH; encoded by the coding sequence ATGCGTAAATCCGCTTTGCTGCTGGCCAGCTTCACCACCGTCTCGCTGCTGCTGGGCGGCTGCCAGTCGTCGCTGACCGGCGACAGCTATTCCCGTGATGAGGCCCGCCGCGTGCAGACCGTGCGCATGGGCACCATCGAGTCCCTGCGTCCGGTGAAGATCGAAGGCACCAAGACCCCGATCGGCGGTGGCGCTGGCGCCATCGTCGGTGGTGTCGCCGGCAGTGCGGTAGGGGGTGGCCGTGGCAGCATCGTCGCCGCTGTGATCGGTGCCGTGGCCGGTGGCCTGGCCGGTTCCGCCGCTGAAGAGGGCCTGACCCGCACTCAGGGCGTCGAGATCACCGTGCGTGAAGACGACGGCAGCATGCGTGCCTATGTGCAGCAAGTGCAGCAGAACGAAATCTTCCGTGTTGGCGAGCGCGTGCGCATCATGACGGTCGATGGCACCAGCCGCGTCACCCACTGA
- a CDS encoding NAD(P)/FAD-dependent oxidoreductase: MLRITELKLPLDHSDDELRAAIVQRLGIDDAQLLGFTLFKRSYDARKKNSEMLFIYTIDLETSNEAELLRRFEDDSKIGVAPDVSYKFVGQAPSELQERPIVVGFGPCGIFAGLLLAQMGFKPIVLERGKEVRQRTKDTWGLWRKSVLNPESNVQFGEGGAGTFSDGKLYSQIKDPNHHGRKVLEEFVKAGAPDEILYINKPHIGTFRLTSMVEKMREEIITLGGEVRFEQKVTDLLVDGEQLTGVVLQSGEQLHSRHVVLALGHSARDTFRMLHAKGVFMEAKPFSVGFRIEHPQSLIDKARLGKYAGHPKLGAADYKLVHHAKNGRSVYSFCMCPGGTVVAATSEPGRVVTNGMSQYSRNERNANSGIVVGIDPERDYPGGPLAGIELQERLEAHAYVMGGSNYQAPAQLVGDFVAGRASTALGSVEPSYKPGVTLGDLAPSLPDFAIEAIREALPAFDRQIKGYNLHDAVLTGIETRTSSPLRITRDASYQSLNLKGLFPAGEGAGYAGGILSAGVDGIRIAEAVARDMLGL, from the coding sequence ATGCTACGAATCACCGAACTGAAGCTGCCCCTGGACCATTCCGACGATGAGCTGCGCGCGGCCATCGTTCAGCGCCTGGGCATCGACGACGCGCAACTGCTCGGTTTCACCCTGTTCAAGCGCAGCTACGACGCACGCAAGAAGAACAGCGAAATGCTGTTCATCTACACCATCGATCTTGAGACCAGCAACGAAGCCGAACTGCTGCGCCGCTTCGAGGACGACAGCAAGATCGGCGTCGCCCCGGATGTCAGCTACAAGTTCGTCGGCCAGGCCCCGAGCGAGCTTCAGGAGCGCCCGATCGTGGTCGGTTTCGGCCCTTGTGGCATCTTCGCCGGCCTGTTGCTGGCGCAGATGGGCTTCAAGCCGATCGTGCTCGAGCGCGGCAAGGAAGTGCGCCAACGCACCAAGGACACCTGGGGCCTGTGGCGCAAGAGCGTGCTCAATCCCGAGTCCAACGTGCAGTTCGGCGAAGGCGGCGCCGGGACCTTCTCCGACGGCAAGCTGTACAGCCAGATCAAGGACCCGAACCACCATGGCCGCAAGGTGCTGGAAGAGTTCGTCAAGGCCGGCGCGCCGGACGAAATCCTCTACATCAACAAGCCACACATTGGTACCTTCCGCCTGACCAGCATGGTCGAGAAAATGCGTGAGGAAATCATCACCCTGGGTGGTGAGGTGCGCTTCGAGCAGAAGGTCACCGACTTGCTGGTGGACGGCGAACAGCTCACCGGCGTGGTGCTGCAAAGTGGTGAGCAACTGCATTCGCGCCATGTGGTCCTGGCCCTGGGCCACAGCGCCCGCGATACCTTCCGCATGCTGCATGCCAAGGGTGTGTTCATGGAGGCCAAGCCGTTCTCGGTCGGCTTCCGTATCGAGCACCCACAATCGCTGATCGACAAGGCGCGCCTGGGCAAGTACGCCGGCCACCCGAAGCTTGGCGCCGCCGACTATAAACTGGTGCACCACGCCAAGAACGGTCGTTCGGTCTACAGCTTCTGCATGTGCCCGGGCGGCACCGTGGTCGCCGCCACCAGCGAGCCGGGCCGCGTAGTGACCAACGGCATGAGCCAGTACTCGCGCAACGAGCGCAACGCCAACTCGGGCATCGTCGTCGGCATCGACCCCGAGCGCGACTACCCAGGCGGCCCGCTGGCCGGTATCGAACTGCAGGAGCGCCTGGAAGCCCACGCCTATGTGATGGGCGGCAGCAACTACCAGGCCCCGGCGCAGCTGGTCGGCGACTTCGTCGCCGGGCGTGCGTCCACGGCGCTGGGCAGCGTCGAGCCTTCGTACAAACCGGGCGTGACCCTGGGCGACCTGGCGCCGAGCCTGCCGGACTTCGCCATCGAAGCGATCCGTGAAGCACTGCCGGCGTTCGACCGCCAGATCAAGGGCTACAACCTGCACGACGCAGTGCTGACCGGGATCGAGACCCGTACTTCATCGCCGCTGCGCATCACCCGTGATGCCAGCTACCAAAGCCTGAACCTCAAGGGCCTGTTCCCGGCGGGCGAAGGCGCGGGCTATGCCGGCGGTATACTATCGGCCGGTGTCGATGGCATTCGCATTGCCGAAGCCGTCGCACGGGATATGCTCGGCCTGTAG
- a CDS encoding COG3650 family protein — translation MRLTPSLLLTALLPLFAGCQMLAEKPVDPNLGTTRLQGELSAAGGQLLFKPCSESRRFIINDTAGTGILQEAANLAEDAGDKLFADVRGRMTGTQQAGSDGKLEVTRLYRLESSEYRGCEDPNFKQLTLHAGGHEPDWDIKASGKGMVLNRIGEAPLPLPYLEEALPGGGLSLSSEANGQRVELWVAPQRCVDGATGAIRHLKAELRMDGKTLQGCAYYGGARDL, via the coding sequence ATGCGCCTCACCCCTTCCCTGCTGCTCACCGCCCTGCTGCCGCTGTTCGCCGGCTGCCAGATGCTGGCCGAAAAGCCAGTCGACCCGAACCTCGGCACCACCCGCCTGCAGGGCGAACTGAGCGCGGCCGGCGGCCAGCTCCTGTTCAAGCCATGCAGCGAGAGCCGCCGTTTCATCATCAACGACACAGCCGGCACCGGCATCCTCCAGGAAGCTGCCAACCTGGCCGAAGATGCCGGTGACAAGCTGTTCGCCGATGTACGCGGGCGCATGACCGGCACCCAGCAGGCAGGCAGCGACGGCAAGCTCGAGGTGACACGCCTGTACCGTCTCGAATCCTCCGAATACCGTGGCTGCGAAGACCCCAACTTCAAGCAGCTGACCCTGCATGCTGGCGGCCACGAACCGGACTGGGACATCAAGGCCAGCGGCAAGGGTATGGTCCTCAACCGTATAGGCGAGGCACCGCTGCCGCTGCCGTACCTCGAAGAAGCGCTGCCCGGCGGTGGCTTGAGCCTGTCCAGCGAGGCCAACGGCCAGCGCGTCGAGCTGTGGGTCGCGCCGCAACGCTGCGTCGACGGTGCCACTGGCGCGATCCGTCACCTCAAGGCCGAGCTGCGCATGGACGGCAAGACCCTGCAAGGCTGTGCCTACTACGGCGGTGCCCGCGACCTCTGA
- a CDS encoding ABC transporter ATP-binding protein, with protein MLKFENVSTFYGKIQALHSVNVEINQGEIVTLIGANGAGKSTLLMTLCGSPQASSGSIKYLGEELVGQPSSHIMRKSIAVVPEGRRVFSRLTVEENLAMGGFFTDKGDYQEQLDKVLQLFPRLKERYIQRGGTMSGGEQQMLAIGRALMSKPKLLLLDEPSLGLAPIIIQQIFDIIEQLRRDGVTVFLVEQNANQALKIADRAYVLENGKVVMQGTGEALLTDPKVRDAYLGG; from the coding sequence ATGCTGAAGTTCGAGAACGTTTCCACCTTCTACGGCAAGATCCAGGCGCTGCACAGCGTCAACGTCGAGATCAACCAGGGCGAGATCGTCACCCTGATCGGCGCCAACGGCGCCGGCAAGTCGACCTTGCTGATGACCCTGTGCGGTTCGCCCCAGGCGAGCAGCGGCAGCATCAAGTACCTGGGCGAGGAACTGGTCGGCCAGCCATCCTCGCACATCATGCGCAAGAGCATCGCGGTGGTGCCGGAAGGCCGCCGTGTGTTCTCGCGCCTGACGGTCGAGGAGAACCTGGCCATGGGCGGGTTCTTCACCGACAAGGGCGACTACCAGGAGCAATTGGACAAGGTCCTGCAGCTGTTCCCGCGCCTGAAGGAGCGCTATATCCAGCGCGGCGGCACCATGTCCGGCGGCGAGCAGCAGATGCTCGCCATCGGCCGGGCGCTGATGAGCAAGCCCAAGCTGCTGCTACTCGACGAACCGTCTCTGGGCCTGGCGCCGATCATCATCCAGCAGATCTTCGACATCATCGAACAGCTGCGCCGCGATGGCGTGACCGTGTTCCTGGTGGAGCAGAACGCCAACCAGGCACTGAAGATCGCCGACCGGGCGTATGTGCTGGAGAACGGCAAGGTGGTGATGCAGGGCACCGGTGAAGCGTTGCTGACCGACCCGAAAGTGCGCGACGCGTATCTCGGGGGATAA